The Amycolatopsis mongoliensis genome includes a window with the following:
- the rnc gene encoding ribonuclease III, whose protein sequence is MGGKTPGGPPADPAPLLEALGVTLDPELLRLSLTHRSYAYENGGLPPNERLEFLGDAVLGLVVTDHLYTTHPDLPEGQLAKLRASVVNMHALARVARGLGEGGLGAHLLLGKGEELTGGRDKASILADGLEAVIGAVYLEHGIEIARKLVHHLFDGLLAEAPLRGAGLDWKTSLQELTASAGLGVPEYKVEDTGPDHRKEFTATVLVAGRPLGNGTGSTKKEAEQKAAETAWRSLSAELEAEKKDDPES, encoded by the coding sequence ATGGGGGGCAAGACGCCCGGGGGACCACCAGCCGATCCGGCGCCGTTGCTCGAAGCGCTCGGGGTCACTCTCGACCCCGAGCTGCTCCGGCTGTCGCTGACCCACCGTTCGTACGCGTACGAAAACGGGGGTCTGCCGCCGAACGAGCGGCTGGAGTTCCTCGGTGACGCGGTGCTCGGCCTGGTCGTCACCGATCACCTCTACACCACACATCCCGACCTGCCCGAAGGTCAGCTCGCGAAGCTCCGCGCCAGCGTCGTCAACATGCACGCGCTGGCGCGGGTCGCCCGCGGGCTCGGCGAGGGCGGGCTCGGGGCGCACCTGCTGCTGGGCAAGGGCGAAGAGCTCACCGGCGGCCGGGACAAGGCGAGCATCCTCGCCGACGGCCTGGAAGCGGTCATCGGTGCCGTCTACCTCGAGCACGGCATCGAGATCGCCCGCAAGCTCGTGCACCACCTCTTCGACGGTCTGCTCGCCGAAGCCCCGCTGCGCGGTGCCGGCCTGGACTGGAAGACGAGCCTGCAGGAGCTGACCGCGTCGGCCGGCCTCGGCGTGCCCGAGTACAAGGTCGAGGACACCGGGCCGGACCACCGCAAGGAGTTCACGGCCACCGTCCTCGTCGCGGGCCGCCCGCTGGGCAACGGCACCGGGTCGACGAAGAAGGAAGCCGAGCAGAAGGCCGCCGAGACGGCCTGGCGCTCGCTGTCGGCCGAGCTCGAAGCCGAGAAGAAGGACGACCCGGAGTCCTGA
- a CDS encoding MAB_1171c family putative transporter: protein MIETLAYHLCLVGFAGFGYKLIEARRSQPVRTMWFLAGFGICIAAGIGVLTPAMAALAGPGPVAEWVLSLAGDELKLGAIGFAVAFTQSVWRGEGARLAPHALFTGATMVLLAVCFTLSGPQRVGDDTVFSAAGLPFALADKLVFLVYSLISLGLLIAVFARSAWHAEPGPLRTGLWLLVVGVGAAFAWTFWDVDDVRRLAETARIGAREDLPSSVLAATTIGFVTAGATLSAWSPAVASVIGRLRAYRAYRRIEPLWTALRAAVPGIALDPGRELTGGAEFALYRRVIEIRDGHLALRAHFDPDLPARAETAARQAGVPEAELAPTVEAVTLAAAIEAGREGRRFEPGERLPGHLTEADADVAAEAAWLVRVSRAWQRGAVVDRVRAGALG from the coding sequence GTGATCGAGACCCTGGCCTACCACCTGTGCCTGGTCGGGTTCGCCGGGTTCGGGTACAAGCTCATCGAGGCGCGTCGCAGCCAGCCGGTGCGCACCATGTGGTTCCTCGCCGGGTTCGGCATCTGCATCGCCGCCGGCATCGGCGTGCTGACACCCGCGATGGCCGCCCTCGCCGGCCCGGGCCCGGTGGCCGAATGGGTCCTGAGCCTCGCCGGCGATGAGCTGAAGCTGGGCGCGATCGGTTTCGCCGTCGCGTTCACGCAGTCGGTGTGGCGCGGCGAAGGCGCCCGCCTCGCCCCGCACGCGTTGTTCACCGGCGCGACGATGGTGCTGCTGGCGGTGTGCTTCACGCTCTCCGGACCGCAGCGCGTCGGTGACGACACGGTCTTTTCGGCCGCCGGCCTGCCGTTCGCCCTGGCCGACAAGCTCGTCTTCCTGGTCTACAGCCTGATCAGCCTCGGCCTGCTGATCGCGGTGTTCGCCCGCAGCGCGTGGCACGCGGAGCCGGGCCCGCTGCGCACCGGGCTGTGGTTGCTGGTGGTCGGTGTGGGCGCGGCGTTCGCCTGGACGTTCTGGGACGTCGACGACGTCCGCCGGCTGGCCGAAACCGCGCGGATCGGCGCGCGCGAGGACCTGCCGTCGTCGGTGCTCGCCGCCACGACGATCGGTTTCGTGACGGCCGGAGCGACGCTCAGCGCGTGGTCGCCCGCGGTGGCGTCGGTGATCGGCCGGCTGCGGGCGTACCGCGCCTACCGCCGCATCGAGCCCCTGTGGACGGCGTTGCGCGCGGCGGTGCCGGGCATCGCGCTCGACCCGGGCCGCGAGCTGACGGGGGGCGCGGAGTTCGCGCTGTACCGCCGGGTGATCGAGATCCGCGACGGTCACCTGGCCCTCCGAGCCCACTTCGACCCGGACCTCCCGGCCCGAGCGGAGACGGCGGCCCGCCAGGCGGGAGTTCCGGAAGCGGAGCTGGCGCCGACGGTGGAGGCGGTGACCCTGGCGGCGGCGATCGAGGCGGGCCGCGAGGGCCGCCGCTTCGAGCCGGGCGAGCGCCTGCCAGGCCACCTCACCGAGGCGGACGCGGACGTGGCGGCTGAGGCGGCCTGGCTGGTCCGGGTGAGCCGCGCGTGGCAACGCGGCGCAGTGGTCGACCGGGTCCGGGCGGGCGCGCTCGGCTGA
- the mutM gene encoding bifunctional DNA-formamidopyrimidine glycosylase/DNA-(apurinic or apyrimidinic site) lyase — protein sequence MPELPEVEVVRLGLQAHVAGRTIRQAEVLHPRAIRRHALGAEDFTKRLIGSRVEAARRRGKYLWLELSDKEALLAHLGMSGQMLVQPEGSPDEKHLRVRLRFDDDGPELRFVDQRTFGGLALDDVHDVGDDVLLPDTIAHIARDPMDPAFDLDAAVRALRSRRTEVKRALLDQTLISGIGNIYADEALWRARLHWSRPTEKLTAAKGRELLSAASDVMNAALGVGGTSFDALYVNVNGQSGYFDRSLDAYGQEGLPCHRCGTAIRREPFMNRSSFSCPRCQPRPRVNSR from the coding sequence ATGCCCGAACTCCCCGAGGTCGAAGTCGTCCGCCTGGGCCTGCAGGCGCACGTCGCGGGCCGGACCATCCGCCAGGCGGAGGTCCTGCACCCGCGCGCCATCCGCCGGCACGCGCTGGGTGCCGAGGACTTCACCAAGCGGCTGATCGGCAGCCGCGTCGAGGCGGCGCGGCGCCGCGGCAAGTACCTGTGGCTGGAGCTGTCCGACAAGGAGGCGCTGCTGGCTCACCTGGGGATGAGCGGGCAGATGCTCGTCCAGCCCGAGGGCTCGCCGGACGAGAAGCACCTGCGGGTGCGGCTGCGCTTCGACGACGACGGCCCGGAGCTGCGGTTCGTCGACCAGCGGACGTTCGGCGGCCTGGCGCTCGACGACGTGCACGACGTCGGCGACGACGTGCTGCTGCCGGACACGATCGCGCACATCGCGCGCGACCCGATGGACCCGGCGTTCGACCTCGACGCGGCGGTGCGCGCGCTGCGGTCGCGGCGCACCGAGGTCAAGCGGGCGCTGCTGGACCAGACGCTCATTTCGGGCATCGGCAACATCTACGCGGACGAGGCGTTGTGGCGCGCTCGCCTGCACTGGTCCAGGCCGACCGAGAAGCTGACGGCGGCGAAGGGGCGTGAGCTGCTGTCCGCGGCGTCGGACGTGATGAACGCGGCCCTGGGTGTGGGCGGGACTTCGTTCGACGCGCTGTACGTGAACGTCAACGGGCAGTCGGGGTACTTCGACCGGTCGCTGGACGCGTACGGCCAGGAAGGGCTGCCGTGCCACCGGTGCGGCACGGCGATCCGGCGGGAGCCGTTCATGAACCGGTCGTCGTTCTCCTGTCCCCGGTGCCAGCCGCGGCCGAGGGTGAACTCGCGTTGA
- a CDS encoding SMP-30/gluconolactonase/LRE family protein — protein sequence MDLIKTDFEVLDERFARVNGDEWMQRLHTGCRWTEGPAYFPAGRYLVFSDIPNDRTLRWDETTGEVGVFRQPAHYSNGHTVDRAGRLVSCEQGRRQVTRTEHDGSITVLASEIEGKRFNSPNDVVEHSDGSIWFTDPSYGIDSDYEGYRAESEIGACHVYRVSPSGDVRIVADDFSRPNGLAFSADESLLYIVDTRQKPSHIRVFEVGREGALTGGSVFATCDNGVFDGVRVDSEGQVWAAAHDGLHCFGADGTRIGKLRVPEVCSNFTFGGARGNELFITASSSLYTLRVTVSGARYPR from the coding sequence ATGGATCTGATCAAGACGGACTTCGAGGTGCTCGACGAGCGCTTCGCCCGCGTCAACGGCGACGAGTGGATGCAGCGCCTGCACACCGGCTGCCGCTGGACCGAGGGGCCGGCGTACTTCCCGGCCGGGCGCTACCTGGTGTTCAGCGACATCCCGAACGACCGCACGCTGCGCTGGGACGAGACGACCGGCGAGGTCGGCGTGTTCCGGCAGCCCGCCCACTACTCGAACGGCCACACGGTCGACCGCGCCGGGCGGCTGGTCAGCTGCGAGCAGGGCCGCCGCCAGGTGACGCGCACCGAGCACGACGGCTCGATCACGGTGCTGGCGTCGGAGATCGAGGGCAAGAGGTTCAACAGCCCGAACGACGTCGTCGAGCACTCGGACGGGTCAATCTGGTTCACCGACCCGAGTTACGGCATCGACAGCGACTACGAGGGGTACCGGGCGGAGAGCGAGATCGGGGCGTGCCACGTGTACCGCGTGTCCCCTTCGGGTGACGTGCGGATCGTCGCGGACGACTTCTCCCGGCCGAACGGGCTGGCGTTCTCGGCCGACGAGTCGCTGCTGTACATAGTGGACACCCGGCAGAAGCCGAGTCACATCCGGGTGTTCGAGGTGGGCCGGGAGGGCGCGCTGACCGGCGGATCGGTTTTCGCGACGTGCGACAACGGGGTGTTCGACGGGGTCCGGGTGGACAGTGAAGGCCAGGTCTGGGCCGCGGCGCACGACGGGTTGCACTGTTTCGGGGCGGACGGGACGCGGATCGGGAAGCTGCGGGTGCCGGAAGTCTGTTCGAACTTCACGTTCGGGGGCGCGAGGGGGAACGAGCTGTTCATCACGGCTTCGAGCTCGCTGTACACGCTGAGGGTGACGGTGAGCGGGGCGCGCTACCCGCGCTGA
- the rpmF gene encoding 50S ribosomal protein L32 codes for MAVPKRKMSRSNTRSRRSQWKAAPVQLVPCSNRACKQPKLQHIACPSCGQHNGRQVVEPA; via the coding sequence GTGGCCGTCCCGAAGCGGAAGATGTCGCGATCCAACACGCGCTCCCGCCGCAGCCAGTGGAAGGCGGCTCCGGTGCAGCTGGTGCCCTGCTCCAACCGCGCCTGCAAGCAGCCGAAGCTCCAGCACATCGCGTGCCCGTCGTGCGGCCAGCACAACGGCCGCCAGGTCGTCGAGCCCGCCTGA
- a CDS encoding helix-turn-helix domain-containing protein: protein MVKEPGKSTLADKIDRLFHVVRRPDREPYSNEEVAKACREATGESFSTTYLWQLRTGRRDNPTKRHLEALAQFFGVPPAYFFDDEQSTKIAEELALLGALRDAGVRDLALRAVTLSADGLDTISDMVDAIARREAGRSGPKKEG from the coding sequence GTGGTCAAGGAGCCCGGAAAGTCGACGCTGGCCGACAAGATCGACCGGCTGTTCCACGTGGTCCGCAGGCCCGATCGGGAGCCGTACAGCAACGAAGAGGTCGCGAAGGCCTGCCGTGAAGCAACGGGCGAGAGCTTCTCGACGACGTACCTGTGGCAGCTGCGCACGGGCCGCCGCGACAACCCGACGAAGCGTCACCTCGAAGCGCTGGCCCAGTTCTTCGGAGTGCCTCCGGCATACTTCTTCGACGACGAGCAGAGCACGAAGATCGCCGAGGAGCTGGCCCTGCTGGGCGCACTCCGCGACGCGGGGGTCCGCGACCTGGCCCTGCGCGCGGTGACCCTGTCGGCGGACGGCCTCGACACGATCAGCGACATGGTCGACGCGATCGCCCGGAGGGAGGCCGGTCGCAGCGGACCGAAGAAGGAGGGCTGA
- a CDS encoding YceD family protein: MSENKTPQLDDRSPWVIDTRELGRHAGLSRAIRRSVPVETPLGVPDVITIDAGSELELDLLLESVVEGVLVSGTAKATAKGTCARCLDPVTEEIEVEVQELFAYPGSATEETTDEDEIPRLVDDRIDLEPIVRDAVVLALPLAPLCTEDCAGLCIECGVKWADLEPGHGHEKIDPRWAALVERFDENAGEKPAPGPAEQA, translated from the coding sequence ATGTCCGAGAACAAGACCCCCCAGCTCGACGACCGCAGCCCCTGGGTGATCGACACCCGTGAGCTCGGCCGTCACGCCGGCCTCAGCCGCGCCATCCGGCGCAGCGTGCCGGTGGAGACGCCGCTCGGCGTCCCCGATGTCATCACCATCGACGCCGGCTCCGAACTCGAACTCGACCTGCTGCTCGAGTCCGTCGTCGAAGGCGTGCTCGTCAGCGGCACCGCGAAGGCCACCGCGAAGGGGACCTGCGCCCGCTGCCTCGACCCGGTGACCGAAGAGATCGAGGTCGAGGTCCAGGAGCTGTTCGCCTACCCCGGCTCGGCCACCGAGGAGACCACCGACGAGGACGAGATCCCCCGGCTGGTCGACGACCGGATCGACCTTGAGCCCATCGTGCGCGACGCCGTGGTGCTCGCCCTGCCGCTGGCGCCGCTGTGCACCGAGGACTGCGCCGGGCTGTGCATCGAGTGCGGTGTCAAGTGGGCCGATCTCGAGCCCGGACACGGGCATGAGAAGATAGACCCTCGGTGGGCCGCACTGGTCGAGCGCTTCGACGAGAATGCGGGCGAGAAGCCTGCGCCGGGTCCCGCTGAGCAAGCCTGA
- a CDS encoding Lrp/AsnC family transcriptional regulator: MDDTDRMLLAALQQDATQAYAVLGKAVGLSAGAAHERVRKLREQGVIRRTTVDVDPAAVGRGVAAFVLVEANAWMGDEPVRAALEALPEVVEAHVIAGPASLLVKVRTPTTEELQASLRRLFAIDGVTGTQTIVILESFFERPVDPGA, from the coding sequence GTGGATGACACGGATCGCATGCTGCTCGCCGCGCTGCAGCAAGACGCGACGCAGGCGTACGCCGTGCTCGGCAAGGCCGTCGGCCTTTCCGCGGGGGCGGCCCACGAACGCGTTCGCAAGCTGCGTGAGCAGGGCGTGATCCGCCGGACCACCGTGGACGTCGACCCGGCCGCGGTCGGCCGCGGTGTCGCGGCGTTCGTCCTCGTCGAGGCCAACGCCTGGATGGGGGACGAGCCGGTGCGCGCGGCCCTCGAGGCGCTGCCCGAGGTGGTGGAGGCGCACGTCATCGCGGGGCCGGCTTCGCTGCTGGTCAAGGTGCGCACGCCGACGACCGAGGAGCTCCAGGCGTCGCTGCGCCGGCTGTTCGCGATCGACGGCGTCACCGGCACGCAGACCATCGTGATCCTCGAATCCTTCTTCGAACGCCCGGTGGACCCCGGCGCCTGA
- a CDS encoding polysaccharide lyase 6 family protein has product MRLFFVPLIAAALVVVPGPAASAAQIRVTSLSALQSAMDKANPGDTIVLADGSYSAGSTLSIKRSGTSTAPVTVAAEHTGQATITGSKTFAFASGVSNVVLRGFKFRGGASLSVPAGASNNRLTRNDFQLTTDGNWVTVSGDDTVVDRNVFQNRTSQGVFLQILGPSGGMAKHVHVHHNYFYNHQFSGSNGGESIRLGLSDRQSYTADALIENNLFEKADGDSEAISVKSSDNVVRYNTIRDSKGYIVLRHGNRSTVEGNVLFGSGIRFHGNDHKIVGNYVANSGDRAIVFGSGDEADSGPTSKLHDRPDRVTVAYNTVLGSSSVIDGDGGDFEPKDCVVADNIVKGTSGTLVTLPSGSVVKYEGNITFGAAAGVPSRNVDPKLVEDAAGLYRLASGSPAIDAGVGSYPFAAKDFDLQARSGAYDVGADEYFASGTTRVPLTKADVGPAAP; this is encoded by the coding sequence ATGCGTCTGTTCTTCGTCCCCTTGATCGCGGCGGCGCTCGTCGTCGTGCCCGGACCGGCGGCGTCGGCCGCGCAGATCCGCGTCACGTCGCTTTCGGCGCTGCAGTCCGCTATGGACAAAGCGAACCCCGGTGACACGATCGTGCTCGCCGACGGCTCCTACTCCGCGGGCTCGACGCTCTCGATCAAGCGGTCCGGCACGAGCACCGCGCCGGTGACCGTCGCCGCGGAGCACACCGGCCAGGCCACGATCACCGGCTCGAAGACGTTCGCTTTCGCGAGCGGCGTCTCGAACGTCGTGCTGCGGGGGTTCAAGTTCCGGGGCGGCGCCTCGCTGAGCGTCCCGGCCGGCGCGTCGAACAACCGCCTGACCCGCAACGACTTCCAGCTCACGACCGACGGCAACTGGGTGACGGTCAGCGGCGACGACACCGTCGTCGACCGCAACGTCTTCCAGAACCGCACCAGCCAGGGCGTGTTCCTGCAGATCCTCGGGCCGTCCGGCGGGATGGCCAAGCACGTCCACGTGCACCACAACTACTTCTACAACCACCAGTTCAGCGGCTCGAACGGTGGTGAGTCGATCCGGCTGGGGCTCAGCGACCGCCAGTCGTACACGGCCGATGCGCTGATCGAAAACAACCTGTTCGAGAAGGCGGACGGCGACAGTGAGGCGATCTCGGTCAAGTCGTCCGACAACGTGGTGCGCTACAACACGATCCGCGACAGCAAGGGCTACATCGTGCTGCGCCACGGCAACCGCAGCACCGTCGAGGGCAACGTGCTCTTCGGTTCGGGCATCCGGTTCCACGGGAACGACCACAAGATCGTCGGCAACTACGTGGCGAACTCCGGCGACCGCGCGATCGTGTTCGGGTCGGGCGACGAAGCCGACAGCGGGCCGACGAGCAAGCTGCACGACCGCCCGGACCGCGTCACGGTCGCGTACAACACCGTGCTGGGCAGTTCTTCGGTGATCGACGGCGACGGCGGCGACTTCGAGCCGAAGGACTGCGTGGTCGCGGACAACATCGTCAAGGGGACGTCGGGGACGCTCGTGACGCTGCCGAGCGGGTCCGTCGTGAAGTACGAGGGGAACATCACCTTCGGCGCCGCGGCGGGCGTTCCGTCCCGCAACGTCGACCCGAAGCTGGTCGAGGACGCCGCCGGGCTGTACCGGCTGGCTTCCGGCAGCCCGGCGATCGACGCCGGCGTGGGTTCGTACCCGTTCGCCGCGAAGGACTTCGACCTGCAGGCGCGTAGTGGTGCTTACGACGTCGGCGCGGACGAGTACTTCGCGTCCGGCACGACCCGCGTCCCGCTGACGAAGGCCGACGTCGGACCGGCCGCCCCCTAG
- a CDS encoding PadR family transcriptional regulator: MEISQLLKGVLDLAVLAVLREEDGYGYDVLRRLRGAGLDEVGDASVYGTLRRLYKAGLLTSYVVPSEEGPHRKYYSLNEPGRLRLAESGKTWQSFASTMNVLLGEAA, translated from the coding sequence GTGGAGATCAGTCAGCTGCTCAAAGGAGTGCTCGATCTGGCCGTGCTCGCGGTGCTCCGCGAGGAAGACGGCTACGGGTACGACGTCCTGCGAAGACTCAGGGGTGCGGGCCTGGACGAGGTGGGGGACGCGTCGGTGTACGGGACGTTGCGCAGGCTCTACAAGGCCGGCCTGCTCACCTCGTACGTGGTGCCCAGCGAAGAGGGCCCGCACCGCAAGTACTACAGCCTGAACGAGCCGGGCCGGCTCCGCCTGGCGGAATCGGGCAAGACCTGGCAGAGCTTCGCATCGACGATGAACGTGCTTTTGGGAGAGGCAGCATGA